A single window of Taeniopygia guttata chromosome 1, bTaeGut7.mat, whole genome shotgun sequence DNA harbors:
- the GPR34 gene encoding probable G-protein coupled receptor 34 translates to MMAATSANLSTIGPHKEEFWSNQTNLTISASESHDASCSLDDNNALSLALIIFYSIIFVVGLVGNIVALFAFLGINQKRNSIQVYLLNVAVADLLLIFCLPFRILYHATNRWMFGRIFCKVVGTLFYMNMYISIVLLGLISLDRYIKITKSVKRPKMLSTTRSVQICCTVWAIALTGFIVVVAPSFFKAKDSNSTKCFHYRTKQNAEKTEAILNYITVLIFWIVFFLLILSYVKIAKNLLKISRKRANFPNAGKYTKTARNSFIVLIIFTVCFVPYHIFRVVYITSQLQTPSCYWMEIIHTCNEVMLIFSSFNSCLDPVMYFLMSRSVRKTVFQLICRKLHGESSLNLESTSDIKLGQYTQERLSTTTPHSSYSRKKSMI, encoded by the coding sequence ATGATGGCTGCAACTTCAGCTAATTTATCAACCATTGGTCCACACAAGGAAGAATTCTGGAGTAACCAAACCAACCTGACCATAAGTGCCTCAGAAAGTCACGATGCCAGCTGTTCCTTGGATGACAACAACGCACTGTCACttgctttaataattttttactccATTATTTTTGTAGTTGGATTGGTTGGAAATATCGTAGCCCTGTTTGCTTTCCTGGGCATTAATCAGAAGAGGAATTCTATCCAAGTTTACTTGCTAAATGTAGCTGTTGCAGACCTCCTGCTCATCTTCTGTCTTCCCTTCCGGATACTCTACCATGCCACCAACCGCTGGATGTTTGGGCGGATTTTTTGCAAGGTTGTGGGAACTCTGTTTTACATGAACATGTACATTAGCATAGTACTGTTGGGATTAATTAGTCTGGATCGTTATATAAAAATCACTAAGTCTGTGAAGCGTCCAAAGATGTTAAGCACTACCCGGAGTGTGCAGATCTGCTGCACGGTGTGGGCAATTGCACTGACAGGATTTATAGTGGTAGTTGCACCATCTTTCTTTAAGGCCAAGGACAGCAACTCCACCAAGTGCTTTCATTACCGAACCAAACAGAATGCAGAGAAGACAGAAGCAATTCTAAATTATATCACTGTACTGATTTTTTGgatagtttttttccttttgatacTTTCGTATGTTAAAATTGCCAAGAACCTTCTGAAAATTTCGAGGAAAAGGGCAAATTTTCCTAATGCAGGAAAATACACCAAGACAGCAAGAAATTCCTTCATTGTTCTCATAATTTTCACAGTCTGTTTTGTGCCTTATCACATATTCCGGGTTGTCTACATCACATCACAGTTACAAACCCCATCCTGTTATTGGATGGAGATCATTCACACGTGCAATGAGGTGATGCTCATATTTTCATCATTTAACAGCTGCCTAGACCCAGTTATGTATTTCCTAATGTCCAGAAGTGTCCGTAAGACTGTATTCCAACTGATTTGCAGAAAACTTCATGGAGAGTCAAGCCTAAACCTGGAGAGCACTTCAGACATAAAACTTGGCCAATATACTCAAGAGCGGTTATCTACCACCACTCCTCATTCCAGCTACTCAAGAAAGAAGTCTATGATTTGA
- the GPR82 gene encoding probable G-protein coupled receptor 82 — MNNSSCLQPSPATTVALPILYSCLFPAGIFGNILSAWIFSRKVHTRRTQYIYLANLVIANLLVCTTMPFLAAYFADGHRWPYESAACRIAHHLSTLVMHVSMYVTITILCSIALSQYATLKKNFTQRSPALPGTFQGRLLHSFRRPKFAKYLCVVIWLIVLCITATAITYNVQEKVSGEFPTCYNVRVEAGERPVMIAACLATVCFFLSFMTVLWSYYSLTRHLSRIQKNTCIGEKHLIYRTVKRNILVIQMILTVCFLPYHIFRPIFYVLLRDNDCPRLNYLVEIKNVLTCIAATKSSLDPVISLLLDKTFKKSLYDLFTKSTPEH, encoded by the coding sequence ATGAACAACTCATCATGTCTCCAGCCATCGCCAGCTACCACCGTAGCTCTCCCCATCCTCTACTCCTGCCTGTTTCCCGCTGGAATCTTTGGGAACATTCTGAGTGCCTGGATATTTTCACGGAAAGTGCACACCCGGAGGACACAGTACATTTACCTGGCCAACCTGGTGATTGCAAATCTGCTGGTTTGCACCACCATGCCCTTCCTGGCTGCCTACTTTGCGGACGGGCACCGCTGGCCCTACGAGTCGGCGGCGTGCAGGATCGCCCATCACCTGAGCACGCTGGTGATGCACGTCAGCATGTACGTGACCATCACCATCCTGTGCTCCATCGCCCTCAGCCAGTACGCCACGCTGAAGAAGAACTTCACACAAcgctccccagctctgccaggaacCTTCCAGGGGCGCCTGCTGCACAGCTTCCGGCGGCCAAAGTTTGCTAAATATTTGTGTGTTGTTATCTGGCTGATTGTGCTCTGCATAACAGCCACAGCCATCACCTACAACGTCCAGGAGAAGGTTTCAGGAGAGTTCCCCACCTGCTACAACGTCAGGGTAGAAGCTGGTGAACGTCCTGTAATGATTGCAGCTTGTCTTGCCACTGTGtgcttttttctgtcttttatgaCCGTTTTGTGGTCCTACTATTCTCTTACCAGACATCTGAGCAGAATACAAAAAAACACCTGTATTGGAGAAAAACATCTAATTTACAGAACAGTGAAAAGAAACATTCTTGTCATCCAGATGATATTAACTGTCTGTTTTCTTCCATACCATATTTTTAGGCCAATTTTCTATGTACTGCTTAGAGACAATGACTGTCCAAGGTTAAACTATCTagtggaaattaaaaatgtcCTTACTTGTATTGCTGCTACTAAAAGCAGTTTAGATCCAGTTATATCCCTTCTGTTAGATAAAACATTTAAGAAAAGTCTTTATGACCTGTTTACAAAATCCACACCAGAACATTAA